One stretch of Rhodococcus pseudokoreensis DNA includes these proteins:
- a CDS encoding metal-sensitive transcriptional regulator → MVGDDDSVALVLNRLRRAHGQLAGVISMIEQGRDCKDVVTQLAAVSRALDRAGFKIVASGLRECLTGNTAENTEPMTEAELEKLFLALA, encoded by the coding sequence ATGGTCGGTGACGACGACAGTGTTGCATTGGTGCTCAACAGGCTTCGGCGGGCGCACGGACAGCTCGCGGGGGTGATCTCGATGATCGAGCAGGGCCGTGACTGCAAGGATGTGGTCACCCAGCTGGCCGCGGTGTCGCGGGCGCTGGACCGGGCCGGGTTCAAGATCGTCGCTTCCGGTCTGCGGGAGTGCCTGACCGGCAACACCGCCGAGAACACCGAGCCGATGACCGAAGCCGAACTCGAGAAGCTGTTTCTGGCGTTGGCCTGA
- a CDS encoding MerR family transcriptional regulator has protein sequence MRSSEVAAVTGVNVQTLRYYERRGLLAPPPRSPAGYRAYPADAVAVVRFVKRAQGHGFSLDEIEDLLHLAEGGPEDCDTARELAEAKLVQLAEKIADLQRMQRSLTDLVATCERPRTDRCCPLLHTLHTEGEDR, from the coding sequence ATGCGTAGCAGTGAGGTCGCCGCTGTCACCGGGGTGAATGTGCAGACGCTGCGGTACTACGAGCGCCGCGGCCTGTTGGCGCCGCCGCCGCGGTCGCCGGCCGGGTATCGGGCGTATCCGGCCGACGCCGTGGCGGTGGTCCGATTCGTCAAACGGGCTCAGGGGCACGGGTTCAGCCTCGACGAGATCGAGGACCTGTTGCATCTGGCCGAGGGCGGACCGGAGGACTGCGACACGGCGCGAGAACTCGCCGAGGCCAAGCTGGTGCAGCTGGCCGAGAAGATCGCCGACCTGCAGCGCATGCAGCGGTCCCTCACCGATCTCGTCGCCACCTGCGAGCGGCCACGCACCGACCGGTGCTGCCCCCTGCTGCACACCCTGCACACCGAAGGAGAGGACCGATGA
- a CDS encoding sulfite exporter TauE/SafE family protein codes for MTILLALTLGAVIGILLGLLGGGGSILAVPGLVYGLGIPLEQAVPMSLLVIGVASLFGAVPKIRAGQIQWRVMAVFAVTGVAAAFAGSAVNRLLPPAVTMGGFAVVMIASAIRMLSSTESVGTACRADGASAIDWRRCTSRSVPAGLGVGFLTGLFGVGGGFLIIPALVLLLGVQMAVAVGTSLLIVAVNSGAGLFAYLGHLRLDWALVAVFSVTAVGGSLLAGRYGGHVDKARLQRWFAVLIVAVAGLVLIEVLVLR; via the coding sequence GTGACGATTCTGCTGGCCCTGACGCTCGGGGCCGTGATCGGGATCCTGCTCGGGCTCCTCGGTGGCGGTGGGTCGATCCTTGCCGTCCCGGGCCTGGTGTACGGGCTCGGGATTCCGCTCGAGCAGGCGGTGCCGATGTCGCTGCTCGTGATCGGCGTCGCCTCGCTGTTCGGGGCCGTGCCGAAGATCCGGGCGGGGCAGATCCAGTGGCGGGTCATGGCGGTCTTCGCGGTCACCGGTGTCGCGGCCGCCTTCGCGGGCAGTGCGGTGAACCGGCTGCTGCCGCCCGCGGTCACGATGGGAGGGTTCGCGGTGGTGATGATCGCCTCCGCGATCCGGATGCTGTCGAGCACCGAGAGCGTCGGGACCGCCTGCCGCGCGGACGGCGCCTCGGCCATCGACTGGCGCCGGTGCACGTCCCGCTCCGTCCCGGCGGGCCTCGGTGTCGGCTTTCTGACCGGGCTGTTCGGGGTGGGCGGTGGTTTCCTCATCATCCCCGCCCTGGTCCTGCTGCTCGGGGTGCAGATGGCCGTCGCGGTGGGGACCTCACTGTTGATCGTCGCCGTGAACTCCGGGGCGGGGCTTTTCGCCTACCTCGGTCATCTGCGCCTGGACTGGGCGCTGGTGGCGGTGTTCAGCGTGACCGCCGTCGGTGGGTCGCTTCTCGCGGGCCGGTACGGCGGGCACGTCGACAAGGCCCGGTTGCAGCGGTGGTTCGCCGTCCTGATCGTCGCGGTGGCCGGTCTCGTCCTGATCGAGGTGCTCGTGCTGCGCTGA
- a CDS encoding alkylmercury lyase family protein codes for MRLEILQVPGCPHVALLEHRLENVLADRRLEVRISHRVIDDPADAADAGMTGSPTLLVDGADPFAVPGLVPSVSCRLYPAEGGGVGGAPSVAALRQALHTAAADTVDEPADGRGNCCSAGTAAESPLAGLGEWRDAARPQTPAERAVHHAILRAFANRGEAAEEAELDSVAAEFGEPGRRVLDRLHAADVIRLDPAGRIASAYPFSPSPTPHRVRIGGGAVVYAMCAVDALGMSAMLGVGVVIESADPVTGGRITVTVHGESAVATPATVVVFVGAEAGHGPSAETCCTSLNFFTDHATARSWADEHPQVGGIVVDLADATRLGATIFGGTLTT; via the coding sequence ATGAGGCTGGAAATCCTGCAGGTTCCGGGTTGCCCCCACGTGGCGTTGCTCGAGCATCGGCTCGAGAATGTTCTGGCCGATCGGCGGCTCGAGGTAAGAATCTCGCATCGGGTGATCGATGACCCGGCGGACGCCGCCGACGCCGGCATGACCGGCTCACCCACCCTGCTCGTCGACGGCGCGGACCCCTTCGCAGTACCCGGGCTGGTGCCGAGTGTGTCCTGTCGGCTCTATCCCGCCGAGGGTGGCGGGGTCGGGGGCGCCCCGTCGGTCGCGGCGTTGCGGCAGGCGCTGCACACGGCGGCGGCCGACACGGTGGACGAGCCCGCCGATGGCCGAGGCAACTGCTGCTCGGCGGGTACTGCGGCGGAATCGCCGCTGGCCGGGTTGGGCGAGTGGCGCGATGCGGCGCGGCCGCAGACTCCGGCCGAGCGGGCGGTCCATCACGCCATTCTGCGGGCGTTCGCCAATCGCGGCGAAGCGGCCGAGGAAGCTGAACTGGACTCGGTGGCAGCTGAATTCGGTGAGCCAGGTCGGCGGGTCCTGGACCGGTTGCACGCTGCGGACGTGATCCGGCTCGATCCGGCCGGGCGGATCGCCTCGGCGTATCCGTTCTCCCCCTCGCCGACGCCGCACCGGGTGCGCATCGGGGGCGGGGCGGTCGTGTACGCGATGTGCGCGGTGGATGCGCTGGGGATGTCCGCGATGCTCGGCGTAGGGGTGGTGATCGAATCGGCCGATCCGGTGACCGGTGGGCGCATCACCGTGACCGTGCACGGCGAGAGCGCCGTGGCGACCCCGGCCACCGTGGTGGTGTTCGTCGGCGCCGAGGCCGGCCACGGCCCCTCCGCGGAGACCTGCTGCACCAGCTTGAACTTCTTCACCGACCACGCCACCGCCCGGTCGTGGGCCGACGAGCATCCGCAGGTCGGCGGCATCGTCGTCGACCTGGCAGACGCCACCCGGCTCGGGGCGACGATCTTCGGCGGGACGCTCACCACCTGA
- a CDS encoding ArsR/SmtB family transcription factor, translated as MSKQDEAESGACCSPLAREPLTEDWAGDLARMFKALGDPVRLRLLSLIASHAGGEACVCDISATIDLSQPTISHHLKVLRQAGLLDCERRGTWVYYWVIPSALQQLSAVLLVEGTPTLTASAACAETEVPA; from the coding sequence ATGTCGAAACAAGACGAGGCGGAGAGCGGTGCCTGCTGCTCACCCCTGGCACGCGAACCCCTGACCGAGGACTGGGCCGGGGATCTCGCCCGGATGTTCAAGGCACTCGGTGACCCGGTCCGCCTGCGCCTGCTGTCGCTGATCGCCTCCCACGCCGGCGGCGAGGCCTGCGTGTGCGACATCTCCGCCACGATCGACCTGTCCCAGCCGACGATCTCCCATCACCTGAAGGTGCTGCGTCAGGCCGGGCTGCTCGACTGCGAACGCCGCGGCACCTGGGTCTACTACTGGGTCATCCCGTCGGCGCTGCAACAACTGTCCGCCGTCCTCCTCGTCGAAGGCACCCCGACGCTGACCGCGAGCGCAGCCTGCGCCGAGACGGAGGTCCCGGCATGA
- a CDS encoding DinB family protein, with protein MADQGPVDRPEIAADLERARRSLHELLGSASPGDFDRRSNGTRWTNEQLLFHMVFGYMVVRRLLVLVRVFSRLPDRVGRGFARVLDAGTPLFHQVNYLGSCAAATVFNRRRMGRQCDRVIAALQRSLARETDANLRRSMAFPVRWDPFFTETMTLEQVYRYPGKHFDFHRHQLTLG; from the coding sequence ATGGCCGATCAGGGGCCGGTCGATCGTCCAGAGATCGCCGCCGATCTCGAACGCGCCCGGCGGTCGCTGCACGAACTCCTGGGCAGCGCCTCACCGGGGGATTTCGATCGCCGTTCGAACGGCACCCGCTGGACCAACGAACAGCTGCTGTTCCACATGGTGTTCGGCTACATGGTGGTGCGCCGGCTGCTGGTGCTGGTCCGGGTGTTCTCCCGGCTGCCCGACCGGGTCGGCCGCGGGTTCGCGCGCGTTCTGGACGCCGGGACACCGCTGTTCCATCAGGTCAACTACCTCGGCTCGTGCGCGGCGGCGACCGTGTTCAACCGCCGCCGGATGGGCCGCCAGTGTGACCGCGTCATCGCCGCGCTGCAACGCTCCCTGGCCCGCGAAACGGATGCGAACCTGCGGCGCAGCATGGCATTCCCGGTGCGCTGGGATCCGTTCTTCACCGAGACCATGACCCTCGAACAGGTGTACCGGTACCCGGGCAAACACTTCGACTTCCACCGCCACCAGCTCACCCTCGGCTGA
- a CDS encoding MBL fold metallo-hydrolase — MILEQYYIECLSHASYLIGDEATGRAVVVDPRRDVTEYLDDARRYGLTIEGVINTHFHADFVSGHLELLEATGGWIGFGEAAQTEYPIRRLAHGGHLSLGEVELEVLATPGHTWESISLLVRETPGAVPTAVLTGDSLFIGDVGRPDLANLGGGSTTDLARAMYRTIHRVLLPLPDAVTVLPAHGAGSSCGKNLSAELTSTIGEQRRTNPSVQSMSEADFVALITDGQPAAPAYFAVDAALNKVARPVLDQHRRVPAVTAAKLRAALTAGVRVLDARSVADFTAAHLRGSVNVGFDGRFAETGGMVADIGEDIVLITYPGQEQDAAMRLARIGSDAVIGYFNTAADGTFPGGLADLVRTAPRTTVTELDSLLADGAITLIDIRNPGERDFGVIPGSVPIPLPQLRSRVGDLPGDKPIVVHCAGGWRSSVAASLLRAQGIEQVSDLVGGYNAWADQSMPA, encoded by the coding sequence ATGATTCTCGAGCAGTACTACATCGAATGCCTTTCGCACGCGTCGTACCTGATCGGCGACGAAGCGACGGGTCGGGCGGTCGTGGTCGATCCACGCCGGGACGTCACCGAGTACCTCGACGACGCGCGCCGGTACGGGTTGACCATCGAGGGCGTGATCAACACCCACTTCCACGCGGACTTCGTCTCCGGCCACCTGGAGTTGCTGGAGGCGACCGGCGGCTGGATCGGCTTCGGGGAGGCGGCGCAGACCGAGTATCCGATCCGCCGGTTGGCGCACGGCGGGCATCTTTCGCTGGGCGAGGTCGAGCTCGAGGTCCTGGCCACCCCGGGGCATACCTGGGAGTCGATCAGCCTGCTGGTGCGCGAGACCCCGGGCGCGGTCCCGACCGCGGTGCTGACCGGGGATTCGCTGTTCATCGGCGATGTCGGCCGCCCGGACCTGGCCAATCTCGGGGGCGGCAGCACCACCGACCTGGCCCGGGCGATGTACCGCACCATTCATCGGGTGCTGTTACCGCTGCCGGATGCGGTGACGGTGCTGCCCGCGCACGGCGCCGGGTCGTCCTGCGGGAAGAATCTGTCGGCGGAGCTGACCTCGACCATCGGGGAGCAGCGCCGCACCAATCCGTCGGTGCAGTCGATGAGCGAAGCGGATTTCGTCGCCCTGATCACCGACGGCCAACCGGCGGCGCCGGCGTACTTCGCGGTCGATGCCGCCCTGAACAAGGTCGCCCGCCCGGTCCTCGATCAGCACCGCCGGGTTCCCGCGGTGACCGCGGCCAAGCTGCGTGCCGCGCTCACGGCCGGGGTCCGGGTGCTTGATGCCCGCAGCGTCGCCGATTTCACCGCCGCGCACCTGCGCGGATCGGTGAACGTCGGGTTCGACGGCCGGTTCGCCGAAACCGGTGGGATGGTCGCCGACATCGGTGAGGACATCGTGCTGATCACCTACCCCGGGCAGGAGCAGGATGCGGCCATGCGGCTGGCCCGCATCGGCTCCGACGCGGTGATCGGCTACTTCAACACCGCCGCCGACGGGACGTTCCCGGGTGGGCTGGCCGATCTCGTCCGGACAGCGCCGCGGACCACCGTCACCGAACTCGACAGCCTGCTGGCCGACGGCGCGATCACGTTGATCGACATCCGCAATCCCGGCGAACGCGACTTCGGTGTGATTCCGGGATCGGTGCCGATCCCGTTGCCGCAGCTGCGCTCCCGCGTCGGCGACCTGCCGGGCGACAAGCCGATTGTGGTGCACTGCGCCGGCGGCTGGCGGTCGAGCGTCGCCGCGTCCCTGCTGCGCGCCCAGGGGATCGAGCAGGTCAGCGACCTCGTCGGCGGCTACAACGCCTGGGCCGACCAGTCGATGCCGGCCTGA